The Silene latifolia isolate original U9 population chromosome Y, ASM4854445v1, whole genome shotgun sequence sequence ataattagtgtagttaatatcaatcaaatctcataaataccccattagtctaattagagggcatgttcttcttatcaataattagtgtagttaatatcaatcaaatctctctttaatattgtaatcaagtattaatcaagttttaatccaagttttagttctttaatctctcttttgttcatcctttattttgggtaattgaagattatttgggttattgttgggagattgacaacctctcaatcaagcattcaagtacttcttttatctttgctttattattggaatcattagtaggtataatctcttaatccctttttagttattgttaattactttcatttattcatcatgtctcatattgttgatatgattgacaaccttgctagcatgatcaacatgataatgagtgagtagtctcctagctagggttaatgggtgattaggggaaaccaacatggggaatgattcatgcttaatctaatatgctttcatgttttatttgcttgcttgttttgatctcaactcatgcacatgttatatttgatgaaatgctaagcctatgaatccttgcatttactatcatcttctatcctttcaatgagacttgtaagacataacccaactcgagtctcattagaccatgcatgttgttgagtagggaagattaagtcgacttgtaggtgttgtacaatctaatcgattcggctccgggacccaaactttcttaggattgtaagatataacccaactcaatccatcacaacaataattgcttgcttataatttgagaacatgtttgtatgatcatatcccatgattcccctatgatcccatgacaccctagtgcctttaatcaattgtttacacccctttaattcatcttgcttgtttattttcattgctattttagtttagtgaccttctacatcaacccaatttgtgacaccccttagacaccactagttgcaatagaaatctcatttcaatacccgtcccttgggatccgacctttacttgcctctttactaattgtagagttgtttgtgaagctataaattgtgttttgattcgaccgtgacccaacgaccacatcttaatttgtgaacacttagcggactCGCATCATCAATACCTACTACAAAAGTCTAAAGAACAATGGATAGAGGAAGGGGATGAGAATACAGCTTTCTATCATAACAGTATCAAATATAGAAGAATGAAAAACAGGGTTTATCTGGTGAACACTCTGAATGGGATTTTGTGTCAGACTCAGCAACACATATAGGATGCATTCCAGGATTTTTATGTCAATCTTTTAGGGTCTTCCAAACCAGTTGCTCCTATTAATCATGGGATTGTGAGGAAAGGAGCTTGCCTTACAACTGAGCATAAGAAACTGCTACTTCAACCTGTGACTGATGAGGAGGTCAGAGCTACCATGTTCTCTATCCCTGGGACCAAAGCTCCTGGCCCAGATGGATACAGCAGTCAGTTCTTCAAAGACACATGGGCAATTGTAGGGAAGGATGTTACCAAGGCTGTTAGGAGTGTTTTCACCTCTGGAAAACTTTTAAAGGAGTGTAATGCTACTATTTTAACCTTGATTCCCAAAGTTGAGGTGCCTGAAGCTGTTCACCAGTTTAGACCAATAGCCTATTGTAACACCATCTATAAATGTGTTGCAAAGGTATTGTGTACTAGGCTGAGTGCTATTTTGCCTGAAATAATTAGTCCTTCTCAAAGTGCATTCACTAAGGGAAGGGACATAGTGGGCAACATTCTCATTTGCCAAGATCTAATTAAACTGTATAATAGGAAGGCTTGCTCTCCTAGAGTCATGATGTAGATAGACTTGAAAACAGCCTATGACTCAGTTGAGTGGGCTTTCTTACATGAAATGTTGGAAGCTCTTAACTTCCCTCCAAGTATTATTGCCATCCTGATGCAATGTGTGTCCACCCCTACCTATTCTATTGCTCTTAATGGGAATATCTTTGGGTATTTCAAGTGGAGAAGAGGTTTGAGGCATGGGGACCCCCTCTCCCCCTTACTCTTTACCATCTGCCTTGAATACTTGAGCAGGATCTTGGCTTGGGTGCAACAGCAAAAGGAGTTCAGATTTCATCCCCTCTGCAAGAGAGTCCAATTGAGTCATCTGTGCTTTGCAGATGATCTCATTATGTTATGTAGAGGAGACCTTCCTTCTGTTGTCTTATTGTTGAGGGCCTCCAAAACCTTCTCTAAGGCTTCAGGTCTGAATAGGAATCAGGGGAAGTCAAATATTTACAGTAATGGAGTTGATAACTCTACTATGGCTAGGTTAATCAGACTCTCTGGGATGCAAATAAATAGGGCTTCCCTTTCCGTTATTTGGGTGTCACTATTACACCAAAAAGATTGGGTGTTAATGATTGCCATCATTTGATTGAGAAAGTAACTGGTAGAATTAAAAGCTTGGGTGCACGCAAACTGTCCTATGCAGGAAGAGTGGTGCTGATTAAGTCAGTACTGCATAATTTACGCAATTATTGGGCTCGTGTCTTTATTTTACCTAAGACTGTCCTTCACAGGATTGATTGTGTGTGTAGGCAGTTCCTATGGCATGGTACTGATATGAAGGAGGGTCCTGCTATGGTGGCATGGGACAACATTTACAAGAGTAAAAGGAAAGGAGGCCTTGGTTTGAGAAGTCTGTACTGGTGGAATATTGCTGTAGTGGCAAAATATGCCTGGTGGATTGCTAAGAAAACTGATCACCTGTGGGTTAGATGGGTCCACGCTGTTTATATGAAAGATAAGACTTGGGAGGACTATATACCTGGCCAGGGGACCAGTTGGTCTTGGAGGAAGATCTGCTGGACTAAAGATTTGGTCAAGCAACAGCTATTTAGTGTTGATGATTACTCCATCAAGCTAGGGTACTCTTGGTTAGTTGAGGAGGGCCCTGATAAGAAGTGGCATCAGTGGTTTCCAAATAGCATAATGGTTCCCAGACATAGCTTCATCCTTTGGTTGGTAGCTCATCAACGAATGCTAACTCAAGACAGGTTGAGGACAATGGGGATTGCACATGATAACGTTTGCTTTTTATGTGGTAACAGTGAAGAGAGCTTGGAACACTTATTCTTTAAGTGTGACTTCAGCAAGAGGTGCATACAAATTCTCAATGCTTGGTTGCAAATTGGAGTGCCTGAGTCCCAATTCATTCTCTGGTGGATAAAGTGGAGGCATAAATCTTTAATGGTTAAGAAGGTACTAGCTGCAATGGTGGCTGTTGTGGTTTATCAGATATGGGCATGCAGAAATCAGAGCAGACTGGAGCAGTGTGTATTATCTCCTGCAGTTGCTATGAGACGGGTAATGTAATAGGGTGTATACAAAAAGCAAGAGTGCATGTAGGTGGATAGAACAAATATGTATAAGCTAATGTCTGTTGTACTAAGGAAATCTTGGACAAAATGATGTATGGGTGATTatcattttaatgaaagctgacattttcccaaaaaaaaaatatcaattaaaaactaaggccatactaagtaaaaattacataaaataaaattatgacaatcataaataaaatgcagcattataatatgtatgaacatgcccaattttatgccaaatcgcctttaaggagccaatatcgtatatttcatggtttttacggatttgcgtgattcaacgttttataatcacgatAAATTACATCAAATCATATTtgtgtacaagttaattaccctaaccaacttaggactcaaaattagtctccactaaccatttgactataattaacttatattacttaaaattgttcattaatggactcaaaattacaataaattgctataaacttcaaataaatcacaaaaatttcaaataaattcaaaatctgaaatttaaactcatgaacattctggaaaaataccatgacactcataatgtttaaaaacttaggttaaaaattttgaaaatttaccgggaaaaacattgttgcggtttatcggatttaacaattataatcataaaaatatgagaaaaattatattcatcaacttttcaattttagatctgaaaaagataataaaatgcaacatgtgacgtttttccttagtcatgaagtatgttttagcaatttttcactaattaagtcactatttatgctatttttcatcaaaaaaccataaatcatgcgtgaagacttcattatagcctattattgtacacacatcttgtaaaattgcatgtgataatatactaaatttctatgaccagattcgaaatttatcttatattaacctatttttcatttaaattcgatttgtaacataaaaaatccatatttcgagcataaaaaatcataaaattatgaaaatttccagatcatctaaaaaaaatatatgtgaaaacatatccaaaaaccactgaaaaattcgaagtttagctaattttcgtccaaaaatgacatttttatcataaaaatcacattttaatgccattattaaataaaatgaacaataaaaatccataaattaaccaaaatatcctaaaaaaattttaggaccagaaactttaacatgcataaatttatttcgtgatatatcataataacacaaatttacaagttttatatgttaatcgtataactcggaaaaactataaccgatttgcctgcaaacaaccaaggctcttgatcccgcttgttagaaatctatatctcattatttaacatattcacatatgtttcaaattaatttagtcataaaattaattactaatcttatgcatgcaaactaaaacaaaagagataagaaaatcaatttctcaccaaataaatttcggtcaaatgggtaccaacaagatctccttcttgttagttcttaagctttccaaaatggatgaacatatatgacttcaaaatagaagtcctccaattagtagcacccaagactatcccttaatcccacaaactaacatgtactagatgtttgtaatgtagtttaccttaaaatctattactaatactcatatacgatttctagtattattagtgtttgatttaaacaaatttgattcacaaaaatgaattttcatgaagaacaagagagagaagtagttgcttttcataaaacatgagagaatgataaaaaataagaaaaatcctCTTACAATGCCCACCAAAACCGGTTGGTGTGGAGTATATGGaccaatttttctttttctttttgtcttcacaagacaaattggtgtaaggcttttgcatggtcaagtcactatcaagtgtcatatacaaatgaataagacaaatgaacaagacaaaatttcTCATAAGctcacccatatttcggtttacatagtgtaatatggagtccattttatttttgtcaattgtacaattgtatgtcatgtgacatgtgacatgtgacatgtcttatgtcatgttttaatttaaaatgcatatttaacaaactaaatatcatttacaaattaaataaatcatatttaacaaattgacaagtaatataaaattactttctcataaaatggtcatttaattactagttagtataattcacaatatcttgtaattataactaacttatcattctcatctcgcgtgtttcataaacaccgattaatattagtaatataacttcttaaattactaaataaaatctcatttaatcacattataatgaGATGTCATTCTCTCTCTtgtgataataatttgttcaattttaaggaattaattaatctgtatcggtatacaattaattaaccttttcaattaagggaatcgtcttttaggtgtgacctcaagggatcaactgatcaccaccgtcgcacgacagtaatatcaaactctagccagccaatcattactgatatgtgtggaccagttgactatatatattatgtatcatcccttttgtattcttggtatgagatttaataatgatatttaaatcatgtgatcgcactattgttgaggacacatttcccaacaactaTGGTCCTAACTTTTGTGTCGTCTCTGAGCCTAAGTGTACACTAGAAAATTCTATGGTCGTTCATGTAGAACATAAACTTATGAAAAAtaatttctcagtttatggtgaTTTGAGTGATAACTCACTTCTCGAGGACCCATTGAGTGTGATTGTTGAGAAAGAGCAGGAAGAAGTGTGTATGACTTTTGAGGGAACCAAGATGAGTGACATATAAAATACTGAGAGAATTGTCATTGACGATGTGGAAAACGACCTCCCTAAGGGTAGTGAACATGTTACCATGGAATTTAAGGAGAGTGACAGTGTGGGGGAAATTAGAGGACAATGTGTTTAATGAGTGTTTCATTAACAAGGAGGAACCACCCCCAATACCTTTTGAGGCTCTTCCAGTGCTAGTAACTTGTGAGTCTTATATCTATCTTTTCCTCTATATATTTGACTTTACCTTTGAGAAACCCATCCTATAAAGAAGTGTACATTGACATAGGTTCATTCTTTGAACAAAGGGGGCAGGAATACACTTGTTGCATGCTTGTATTTCAATTATTCATAAGTGGTATGAATTGATTTTTACCTCTTATTGTCATTTTTCTAACCTGTGTGCAAGTGTTTTTGATCGGTTATTAAGGGCATTAAATTGTTCCGCTCATAACAAGACATTCAGTTCAACCTCCACTGTCCAATTGGTAAGTCACGGTAACTTTTCTCTCCAAGCTTAAGTCGGGTGGTTCACCACTCTGCGAGATGTCGAGCCAATGACGTTAAACAAAAGCGCTCCCGGGAGGCAACCGGAAGACTTTTGttcttgaaaaaaaaagaaaaaaaagtccagaaaaaaaaaacaaaaaggatTGGACAACACCTCGAATTTCATTGCTTATCTTATGGAGTGGATGGCATCATAAGAAGGGCGACATAGAAAGGCGGTTGGGTAGGTTAGTGGTTAAGGTGAAGAGAAATCACGGTGTGATGTTGTGAGCACCTTCTTATTGCCATTTGTTGGTCTGTGGCGAGATGTTGGAGTAGAGGAGACTAGGACTGACCATTTGAGCTTGTATTGTGTTAATTTTATTTGGTTATTTTCTAGAATTGGAGCGATAAGGGGCGCTAgtattttttggttttttatggtcccttgttgttcttgttgttgtgctTAATTAGAGATGAAAATGGCTAAGTATGGGGAGGAGGTGTGGCAAGTGGTTGA is a genomic window containing:
- the LOC141628179 gene encoding uncharacterized protein LOC141628179; the encoded protein is MVCGDFNSLMHLDERVGGTTVSWNEVMPMRDMVAKCDLVELKTMGAFFTWNNKHEHSSKVYSKIDRVLIDDTWLKQFLDCFAHFLPEGLYDHCPCLIQFHNEGGRKGVPFKYFNMWSMFDNFKQMVSDHWDMAIQGTPMFQMIRKLKLLKPKLKMLNKENFSDIENITQDFYVNLLGSSKPVAPINHGIVRKGACLTTEHKKLLLQPVTDEEVRATMFSIPGTKAPGPDGYSSQFFKDTWAIVGKDVTKAVRSVFTSGKLLKECNATILTLIPKVEVPEAVHQFRPIAYCNTIYKCVAKIDLKTAYDSVEWAFLHEMLEALNFPPSIIAILMQCVSTPTYSIALNGNIFGYFKWRRGLRHGDPLSPLLFTICLEYLSRILAWVQQQKEFRFHPLCKRVQLSHLCFADDLIMLCRGDLPSVVLLLRASKTFSKASGLNRNQGKSNIYSNGVDNSTMARQFLWHGTDMKEGPAMVAWDNIYKSKRKGGLGLRSLYWWNIAVVAKYAWWIAKKTDHLWVRWVHAVYMKDKTWEDYIPGQGTSWSWRKICWTKDLVKQQLFSVDDYSIKLGYSWLVEEGPDKKWHQWFPNSIMVPRHSFILWLVAHQRMLTQDRLRTMGIAHDNVCFLCGNSEESLEHLFFKCDFSKRCIQILNAWLQIGVPESQFILWWIKWRHKSLMVKKVLAAMVAVVVYQIWACRNQSRLEQCVLSPAVAMRRVM